From the genome of Streptacidiphilus rugosus AM-16, one region includes:
- a CDS encoding cytochrome P450, translating to MSTTAVTLPDTLVHPFAPAGRRDPYPAYRWLQTHAPVHHDPFSGMWLVTGHAACSALLRDARFSAALGQRERARDDRLPVSMLTTDPPDHQRLRAPGGLLLGPAALRSITDGLSQDVDAVLDALARRRDEPDAIRDLGTPLATAVFGRLFGLPAHEHPAFTTLARAASVNLDPMTPPALAARGRLAAGALTRYLDAHARGLKARGDTSAPLAALADDDRLERGEMLGILSLAVIGGWQPLAETVGNGLLWLLPHAATVRRQLVEDPEFARSCVDELLRLEAPIPFAARVATEAVDLPGGSVPAGARVLAVIAAANRDPAVFSDPDLLVPDRRPNPHLAFGAGAHFCLAAALVRQVLPTLLARLLARFPELRGPDVPPAWEPTLVPRRLTAYPLRLGPSGPPTGPTTSEGN from the coding sequence ATGAGCACGACGGCTGTGACCCTGCCCGACACGCTGGTCCACCCGTTCGCCCCGGCCGGGCGCCGCGACCCCTACCCCGCCTACCGCTGGCTGCAGACCCACGCCCCGGTCCACCACGATCCCTTCTCGGGGATGTGGCTGGTCACCGGGCACGCGGCCTGTTCGGCGCTGCTGCGCGACGCACGCTTCTCCGCCGCGCTCGGCCAGCGCGAGCGGGCCAGGGACGACCGGCTTCCGGTCTCCATGCTGACCACCGATCCCCCGGACCACCAGCGGCTGCGCGCCCCCGGCGGGCTGCTGCTCGGACCGGCGGCGCTGCGCTCGATCACCGACGGACTGTCGCAGGACGTGGACGCGGTGCTGGACGCGCTGGCGCGGCGGCGGGACGAGCCGGACGCGATCAGGGACCTCGGCACCCCGCTGGCCACCGCGGTGTTCGGCCGGCTCTTCGGGCTGCCCGCGCACGAGCACCCGGCGTTCACCACTCTCGCCCGGGCGGCGTCGGTCAATCTCGACCCGATGACGCCCCCGGCGCTGGCCGCCCGCGGACGGCTGGCGGCCGGCGCGCTGACCCGCTATCTCGACGCCCACGCCCGCGGCCTCAAGGCCCGCGGCGACACCTCCGCCCCGCTGGCCGCGCTGGCCGACGACGACCGGCTGGAACGCGGGGAGATGCTGGGGATCCTGTCCCTGGCCGTGATCGGCGGCTGGCAGCCCCTGGCGGAGACCGTCGGCAACGGTCTGCTGTGGCTGCTGCCCCACGCCGCGACGGTGCGCCGGCAGCTGGTGGAGGACCCGGAGTTCGCCCGCTCCTGCGTCGACGAGCTGCTCCGCCTGGAGGCGCCGATCCCGTTCGCCGCCCGGGTGGCGACTGAGGCGGTCGACCTTCCCGGCGGCAGCGTCCCCGCCGGGGCCCGGGTGCTGGCGGTGATCGCCGCCGCCAACCGCGACCCCGCCGTCTTCTCCGATCCCGACCTGCTGGTCCCTGACCGGCGGCCCAATCCGCACCTCGCCTTCGGGGCCGGGGCGCACTTCTGCCTGGCGGCCGCGCTGGTGCGGCAGGTCCTGCCCACGCTGCTGGCGCGGCTGCTCGCCCGCTTCCCGGAACTGCGCGGCCCCGACGTGCCGCCGGCCTGGGAGCCGACGCTGGTCCCGCGCCGCCTCACGGCCTACCCGCTGCGGCTGGGACCCAGCGGCCCGCCCACCGGGCCCACGACGTCAGAGGGGAACTGA